One Streptomyces sp. V4I8 genomic window carries:
- the rho gene encoding transcription termination factor Rho, giving the protein MTTTLEHPPVQQQSPARAVTGVLDIDASGKGHLRAENLLPSPSDLSVSPAVIRRHGLRKGDLVDGVRGTQRALTEVARVNGRTPAGDKRRDFGELTPLHPRERIRLEHPASGLTGRVADLIAPVGKGQRGLIVAPPKTGKTVLLQQIAAAVAGNHPECRLMVVLLDERPEEVTDMRRSVRGEVYASTFDRAPKQHIALAELVIERAKRLVEAGEDVVILLDSLTRLCRAHNNAAAAGGRTLSGGVDAAALQGPKRFFGAARLAEEGGSLTILATALVETGSRADDFYFEELKSTGNMELRLSRDLASRRVFPAVDINPSGTRREELLLPSTELTAVRGLRRALQTRDGQSNLETLLERMRETPDNATFLRRIQPTLPGG; this is encoded by the coding sequence ATGACCACCACACTCGAACACCCCCCAGTCCAGCAGCAGTCCCCGGCCCGGGCCGTCACCGGCGTCCTCGACATCGACGCGAGCGGGAAGGGCCACCTGCGCGCCGAGAACCTGCTGCCCTCGCCCTCCGACCTGTCCGTCTCCCCCGCCGTGATCCGCCGCCACGGCCTGCGCAAGGGCGACCTCGTCGACGGCGTACGCGGCACCCAGCGCGCGCTCACCGAAGTGGCCCGCGTCAACGGCCGCACCCCCGCCGGCGACAAGCGGCGCGACTTCGGCGAGCTGACGCCGCTTCACCCGCGTGAGCGGATCCGTCTCGAACACCCCGCGTCCGGACTGACCGGGCGGGTCGCCGATCTGATCGCGCCCGTGGGCAAGGGCCAGCGCGGCCTGATCGTGGCCCCGCCCAAGACCGGCAAGACGGTGCTGCTCCAGCAGATCGCGGCGGCCGTCGCCGGCAACCACCCGGAATGCCGGCTGATGGTGGTGCTCCTCGACGAGCGCCCCGAGGAAGTCACCGACATGCGGCGCTCGGTGCGGGGCGAGGTGTACGCCTCGACCTTCGACCGGGCACCCAAGCAGCACATCGCGCTGGCCGAGCTCGTCATCGAACGGGCCAAGCGGCTCGTCGAGGCGGGCGAGGACGTCGTCATCCTGCTCGACTCCCTGACCCGGCTGTGCCGGGCGCACAACAACGCGGCCGCGGCCGGTGGCCGCACCCTGAGCGGCGGCGTCGACGCGGCCGCGCTGCAAGGGCCGAAGCGGTTCTTCGGCGCCGCGCGCCTGGCCGAGGAGGGCGGTTCGCTCACCATCCTCGCCACGGCGCTCGTGGAGACCGGCTCCCGGGCCGACGACTTCTACTTCGAGGAGCTCAAGAGCACCGGCAACATGGAGCTGCGCCTCAGCCGGGACCTCGCCTCCCGCCGCGTCTTCCCCGCCGTCGACATCAACCCGTCCGGCACTCGTCGTGAGGAACTCCTGCTGCCCTCAACGGAGTTGACGGCGGTGCGCGGCCTGCGCCGGGCGCTGCAGACCCGGGACGGCCAGTCCAACCTGGAGACGCTCCTGGAGCGGATGCGCGAGACACCCGACAACGCCACGTTCCTTCGGCGGATCCAGCCGACGCTGCCCGGCGGATGA
- a CDS encoding glycosyltransferase 87 family protein, with translation MRLPRTDRGRLALVLILAAAVTVFTATVPLLRDWFDLRVYYGTVDSWTHHGGRIYDYRVPGTMYGFTYPPFAAVVMLPMALVDLNVAIAVALLLNLAALAFALRVLAGRVRRRHGWYGGALAVCALALFEPLRDTFSFGQVNILLLALVLLDCWLLTSGRERWAGVGIGLAAAIKLTPAAFIGLLLVARRWRAAAVATAVAAAATALAAWVAPDASRFYWTHAMWDTTRVGRLDYVSNQSLQGILARLGVEDRAVWAVLVLLVLGVWVARTRRAVVAGDWTAAFALTGQAACLVSPITWVHHLVWLLPSFAVLVRAGRPRIAGALYAVLCTSVVWLWFDDASGLDGFLGSNIYAWITLGLLLWLPVGRPGGYGSTRPRVTSDTAPAPIPAAPAIAKASGQPATPSGSTAATTGTVTGPRLGLARKASSEPTGSTRPAAPNPQSSSSPASS, from the coding sequence ATGAGACTTCCCCGCACCGACCGCGGCCGGCTCGCGCTGGTCCTGATCCTCGCCGCCGCCGTCACCGTCTTCACCGCGACCGTGCCGCTGCTGCGCGACTGGTTCGACCTGCGCGTCTACTACGGCACCGTCGACAGCTGGACGCACCATGGCGGCCGTATCTACGACTACCGGGTGCCCGGCACGATGTACGGCTTCACGTACCCGCCGTTCGCCGCCGTCGTGATGCTGCCCATGGCGCTGGTCGATCTGAATGTCGCGATCGCGGTGGCGCTGCTGCTCAACCTGGCGGCGCTGGCCTTCGCGCTGCGTGTGCTGGCGGGTCGGGTCCGGCGGCGCCACGGCTGGTACGGCGGCGCGTTGGCGGTGTGCGCTCTCGCCCTCTTCGAACCGCTGCGGGACACCTTCAGCTTCGGCCAGGTCAACATCCTGCTGCTGGCTCTGGTGCTCCTCGACTGCTGGCTGCTGACGTCGGGACGGGAGCGCTGGGCCGGAGTGGGCATCGGCCTCGCGGCGGCGATCAAGCTGACGCCGGCCGCGTTCATCGGCCTGCTGCTCGTGGCCCGGCGCTGGCGAGCCGCCGCCGTGGCGACGGCCGTCGCCGCCGCGGCGACGGCGCTGGCGGCGTGGGTGGCCCCCGACGCGTCCCGCTTCTACTGGACGCACGCGATGTGGGACACCACCCGGGTGGGCCGCCTCGACTACGTCTCCAACCAGTCGCTCCAGGGCATCCTCGCCCGGCTGGGCGTCGAGGACCGCGCGGTCTGGGCGGTGCTGGTCCTGCTGGTGCTGGGCGTATGGGTGGCGCGCACGCGCCGGGCGGTCGTGGCGGGGGACTGGACGGCGGCGTTCGCCCTGACCGGGCAGGCCGCCTGTCTGGTCAGCCCGATCACCTGGGTCCACCACCTGGTGTGGCTGCTGCCGTCCTTCGCCGTCCTCGTCCGCGCCGGGCGCCCGCGGATCGCGGGCGCTCTGTACGCGGTGCTGTGCACCAGCGTGGTGTGGCTGTGGTTCGACGACGCGTCCGGCCTCGACGGCTTCCTCGGCAGCAACATCTACGCCTGGATCACGCTCGGCCTGCTGCTGTGGCTGCCGGTCGGCCGACCCGGCGGCTACGGCTCGACCCGCCCGCGCGTCACCAGCGACACGGCACCCGCCCCCATCCCGGCGGCGCCCGCGATCGCGAAGGCCTCCGGCCAGCCGGCCACGCCCTCGGGTTCCACCGCCGCGACCACGGGCACCGTCACGGGCCCCCGTCTCGGTTTGGCGCGCAAGGCGTCCAGCGAGCCCACCGGTTCGACCCGGCCCGCCGCGCCGAACCCCCAGTCGAGCAGTTCGCCCGCCTCCTCGTAG
- the mptB gene encoding polyprenol phosphomannose-dependent alpha 1,6 mannosyltransferase MptB, with protein sequence MAFPIDLRRCQALGLAGTAFLALGGETAGALPVRELLAPSSVHAALGLVGVYFGVVLLIVAWLLLGRLVRSADPPTPRALLLVLAVWATPLLIAPPLFSRDVYSYLAQGAMVDAHIDVYAYGPAHLGGPLADEVAPLWRHTGAPYGPVFLGIASSLSALTRGELPAGLLGMRLIALLGVALMAAALPRLARHSGADPASALWLGALNPLVLLHLVAGAHNDAIMLGLLGAGLVAALGRWPVLGAVLVTLAALVKAPAALGLAAVVLLQMRSGHHPAKAILTTAAASAATTVAATAVAGTGYGWIGALDTPVSPQNWALTSLLGRATASLLAEVGSDLAPLAVPVWHVFGLALTAVLVLLIWWRWRPRPVYALGLSLAAVAAFGPAIRPWYALWGLFLIAAAAPSTSVRHRVAALTGVLALAVLPSGGAADAGQLVLAVSGGALAVVVLWQAHLAAQAPALERTA encoded by the coding sequence ATGGCTTTCCCCATCGATCTCCGCCGCTGCCAGGCCCTGGGTCTGGCCGGCACCGCCTTCCTCGCCCTGGGCGGTGAGACGGCCGGTGCCCTGCCGGTGCGGGAACTCCTGGCTCCGAGCTCGGTGCACGCGGCCCTGGGCCTGGTCGGCGTGTACTTCGGTGTCGTCCTGCTGATAGTGGCGTGGCTGCTGCTCGGGCGCCTCGTGCGCAGCGCCGACCCGCCGACCCCGCGCGCCCTGCTGCTGGTGCTGGCCGTCTGGGCCACGCCGCTGCTGATCGCGCCGCCGCTGTTCAGCCGGGACGTGTACAGCTACCTGGCCCAGGGCGCCATGGTCGACGCGCACATCGACGTGTACGCGTACGGGCCAGCCCACCTCGGCGGCCCGCTCGCGGACGAGGTCGCCCCGCTGTGGCGGCACACGGGGGCCCCGTACGGGCCGGTGTTCCTCGGCATCGCCTCCTCCCTGTCCGCCCTGACCCGCGGCGAACTCCCCGCCGGGCTCCTCGGCATGCGCCTGATAGCGCTCCTCGGGGTGGCGCTCATGGCGGCCGCGCTGCCGCGCCTCGCCCGGCACAGCGGCGCCGACCCGGCCTCCGCGCTGTGGCTGGGCGCCCTGAACCCGCTCGTGCTGCTGCACCTGGTCGCGGGCGCCCACAACGACGCGATCATGCTCGGCCTGCTCGGCGCCGGCCTGGTCGCGGCCCTCGGCCGGTGGCCGGTCCTGGGAGCCGTACTCGTCACGCTCGCCGCCCTGGTCAAGGCGCCCGCGGCGCTGGGCCTCGCCGCGGTCGTGCTGCTCCAGATGCGCTCCGGCCACCACCCGGCGAAGGCGATCCTCACCACGGCGGCCGCGTCCGCCGCCACCACGGTCGCCGCAACGGCCGTCGCCGGCACGGGATACGGCTGGATCGGCGCCCTGGACACCCCCGTCTCCCCACAGAACTGGGCGCTCACCAGCCTGCTCGGCCGGGCCACGGCCTCGCTGCTGGCCGAGGTCGGCAGCGATCTGGCGCCGCTGGCCGTCCCGGTGTGGCACGTCTTCGGCCTCGCGCTCACGGCGGTCCTCGTGCTCCTCATATGGTGGCGCTGGCGTCCGCGCCCCGTGTACGCCCTCGGTCTGAGCCTGGCGGCCGTGGCCGCCTTCGGACCGGCGATCCGCCCCTGGTACGCCCTGTGGGGGCTGTTCCTCATCGCCGCCGCCGCGCCCAGCACGTCCGTACGGCACCGGGTGGCGGCCCTGACGGGAGTGCTCGCGCTCGCCGTCCTGCCCAGCGGCGGCGCCGCCGACGCCGGCCAGCTGGTACTGGCGGTCTCCGGAGGCGCGCTCGCCGTGGTCGTCCTGTGGCAGGCGCATCTCGCGGCGCAGGCCCCGGCGTTGGAGCGCACCGCATGA
- a CDS encoding glutaminase produces MVIMAASTSSLTFQPVLERIAEEIERTPGRGRPADYIPALAACDPRRFGMAVAELDGTVYGVGDWREPFSTQSITKVFTLALDLAREGDELWEHVGREPSGNPFNSLVQLEYENGIPRNPFINAGALVVTDRLQTRTGDAAGELLAFLRAESGNPTLDFDQDIAASESTHGDRNAALSHFMAAYGNIDNPVPVLLDQYFRQCSIKASCADLARATTFLARHGVRADGTRLLTRSQAKQVNAVMLTCGTYDAAGEFAYRVGLPGKSGVGGGIIAVVPGRCTLCVWSPGLDERGNSVAGVAALDRFTTLTGLSVF; encoded by the coding sequence ATGGTGATCATGGCAGCGTCAACGTCGTCACTGACCTTCCAGCCGGTCCTGGAGCGCATCGCGGAGGAGATCGAGCGGACCCCCGGCCGCGGCCGGCCCGCCGACTACATCCCGGCGCTCGCGGCCTGCGACCCGCGCCGGTTCGGCATGGCCGTCGCGGAACTCGACGGCACGGTGTACGGCGTGGGGGACTGGCGCGAGCCGTTCTCCACGCAGTCCATCACCAAGGTCTTCACCCTCGCGCTCGACCTGGCCCGCGAGGGCGACGAACTCTGGGAGCACGTGGGCCGCGAGCCCTCCGGCAACCCCTTCAACTCCCTGGTCCAGCTGGAGTACGAGAACGGCATCCCGCGCAACCCGTTCATCAACGCGGGCGCCCTCGTCGTCACCGACCGCCTCCAGACCCGTACCGGAGACGCGGCGGGCGAACTCCTGGCCTTCCTGCGCGCCGAGAGCGGGAACCCCACCCTGGACTTCGACCAGGACATCGCCGCCTCCGAGTCCACGCACGGTGACCGCAACGCCGCCCTCTCCCATTTCATGGCGGCCTACGGCAACATCGACAACCCCGTGCCGGTCCTGCTCGACCAGTACTTCCGGCAGTGCTCGATCAAGGCGTCCTGCGCCGATCTGGCCCGCGCCACCACCTTCCTCGCCCGCCACGGCGTCCGCGCCGACGGCACCCGCCTCCTCACCCGCAGCCAGGCCAAACAGGTCAACGCGGTCATGCTGACCTGCGGGACGTACGACGCGGCGGGCGAATTCGCGTACCGGGTGGGCCTCCCCGGCAAGAGCGGCGTGGGCGGCGGCATCATCGCGGTGGTGCCGGGCCGCTGCACGCTGTGCGTGTGGAGCCCGGGACTGGACGAGCGGGGCAATTCGGTGGCCGGGGTGGCGGCACTGGATCGCTTCACGACGCTGACAGGCCTGTCGGTGTTCTGA
- the aspA gene encoding aspartate ammonia-lyase produces the protein MNAATRSEHDLLGDRDIPADAYWGVHTLRATENFPITGTPISAYPHLIDALAAVKEAAALANEELGLLEPKKAEAIVAACREIRAGELHEQFVVDVIQGGAGTSTNMNANEVVANRALELLGHAKGEYQYLHPNEDVNLGQSTNDVYPTAVKVATVFAVRGLLRAMAVLQDAFARKAVEFRDVLKMGRTQLQDAVPMTLGQEFSAYAVMIDEDRSRLAEAVELIHEINLGATAIGTGLNAPAGYAESARRHLAEITGLQLVTAANLVEATQDCGAFVQMSGVLKRVAVKLSKSCNDLRLLSSGPRAGLGEINLPPVQAGSSIMPGKVNPVIPEVVNQVAFEVIGNDVAITMAAEAGQLQLNAFEPIILHSLSESITHLRAACLTLAERCVDGITANTEALRRTVENSIGLVTALNPHIGYTAATDIAKEALVSGRGVAELVLEKGLLPAETLADLLRPEVVAGSQALA, from the coding sequence ATGAACGCCGCCACCCGCAGCGAGCACGATCTGCTCGGTGACCGTGACATCCCCGCCGACGCCTACTGGGGCGTTCACACCCTGCGCGCCACCGAGAACTTCCCGATCACCGGGACGCCGATCTCCGCGTACCCGCACCTGATCGACGCTCTCGCCGCCGTCAAGGAGGCCGCCGCCCTCGCCAACGAGGAACTCGGGCTGCTGGAGCCGAAGAAGGCCGAGGCCATAGTCGCCGCCTGCCGGGAGATCAGGGCCGGCGAGCTGCACGAGCAGTTCGTCGTCGACGTCATCCAGGGCGGCGCGGGCACCTCGACCAACATGAACGCCAACGAGGTCGTGGCGAACCGGGCGTTGGAGCTGCTGGGGCACGCCAAGGGCGAGTACCAGTACCTGCACCCCAACGAGGACGTCAATCTCGGGCAGTCGACGAACGACGTCTATCCGACCGCCGTGAAGGTCGCGACGGTGTTCGCGGTGCGCGGGCTGCTCAGGGCGATGGCTGTACTTCAGGACGCGTTCGCCCGTAAGGCCGTCGAGTTCCGTGACGTGCTCAAGATGGGCCGTACACAGTTGCAGGACGCCGTGCCGATGACGCTCGGGCAGGAGTTCTCCGCATACGCCGTCATGATTGACGAGGACCGGTCCCGTCTTGCCGAGGCAGTCGAGTTGATCCATGAGATCAACCTGGGTGCCACGGCCATCGGCACCGGTCTCAACGCTCCCGCCGGATACGCCGAGTCGGCCCGCCGCCACCTCGCCGAGATCACCGGTCTGCAGCTGGTCACGGCCGCCAACCTGGTCGAGGCGACCCAGGACTGCGGGGCGTTCGTCCAGATGTCCGGCGTGCTCAAGCGGGTCGCCGTCAAGCTGTCCAAGAGCTGCAACGACCTGCGTCTGCTGTCGTCCGGGCCGCGTGCGGGGCTCGGGGAGATCAACCTGCCGCCGGTGCAGGCCGGTTCGTCGATCATGCCCGGCAAGGTCAACCCGGTGATCCCCGAGGTCGTCAACCAGGTCGCCTTCGAGGTGATCGGCAACGACGTCGCCATCACCATGGCCGCCGAAGCGGGGCAGCTCCAGCTCAACGCCTTCGAGCCGATCATCCTGCACTCGCTGTCGGAGTCGATCACGCATCTGAGGGCCGCCTGCCTGACCCTCGCCGAACGCTGCGTGGACGGCATCACCGCCAACACCGAGGCGCTGCGCCGGACCGTGGAGAACTCCATCGGCCTGGTCACCGCCCTGAACCCGCACATCGGGTACACGGCGGCCACCGACATCGCCAAGGAGGCCCTCGTCAGCGGCCGGGGCGTGGCCGAACTCGTCCTGGAGAAGGGCCTGTTGCCCGCCGAGACCCTCGCGGACCTGCTCCGTCCGGAGGTCGTCGCGGGCAGCCAGGCCCTGGCCTGA
- a CDS encoding asparaginase → MYSSSIADAPLVREPLHAPVAHLIRGGMIEGIHYGSVVVLGADGEVQFQLGDIEAAFYPRSALKPIQAVAMARAGLPLDGELLSLTAASHSGEERHLAGTRRILELAALTEDHLRNVPDLPYDPVVRDAWVREGRLPSRLAQNCSGKHAAMLYACRLNGWSLEDYLDPGHPLQQAIAEIVEDLTGQRIAQVTVDGCGAPLFSVSLHGLARAAARITTAVPGTPEARVADAMREHAEMASGSGRDVAALMRAVPGLLAKDGFEGVQVAALPDGRAVAVKIADGANRARVPVAAAALAWAGVDPELLTEFQGEALLGGGQAVGCVRPVRSLEPVVVPACA, encoded by the coding sequence ATGTACAGCAGTTCCATAGCGGACGCACCCCTTGTCCGCGAACCACTCCACGCTCCCGTCGCCCACCTCATACGCGGCGGAATGATCGAAGGCATCCACTACGGCTCCGTCGTCGTCCTCGGCGCCGACGGCGAGGTCCAGTTCCAGCTCGGTGACATCGAGGCCGCCTTCTACCCGCGCTCCGCGCTCAAGCCGATCCAGGCCGTCGCCATGGCGCGGGCCGGGCTCCCCCTCGACGGTGAGCTGCTCTCGCTCACCGCGGCCAGCCACTCCGGCGAGGAACGCCACCTCGCCGGAACCCGGCGCATCCTCGAACTCGCCGCGCTCACCGAGGACCACCTGCGCAACGTCCCGGACCTGCCGTACGACCCGGTCGTGCGGGACGCCTGGGTCCGGGAGGGCCGCCTGCCCTCCCGGCTCGCGCAGAACTGCTCCGGCAAGCACGCGGCCATGCTGTACGCCTGCCGGCTCAACGGCTGGTCTCTGGAGGACTACCTCGATCCCGGGCACCCGCTCCAGCAGGCCATCGCGGAGATCGTCGAGGACCTGACCGGTCAGCGGATCGCCCAGGTGACCGTCGACGGCTGCGGGGCCCCGCTGTTCTCCGTCTCGCTGCATGGGCTCGCCCGCGCCGCCGCTCGCATCACCACCGCGGTGCCGGGCACGCCCGAGGCCCGGGTCGCCGACGCGATGCGGGAGCACGCCGAGATGGCCTCCGGCTCCGGGCGGGACGTGGCCGCGCTGATGCGGGCCGTGCCGGGGCTGCTCGCCAAGGACGGGTTCGAGGGCGTGCAGGTTGCCGCGCTGCCGGATGGGCGGGCCGTTGCCGTGAAGATCGCGGACGGGGCGAATCGGGCGCGGGTGCCGGTTGCTGCCGCGGCGCTTGCATGGGCCGGGGTTGATCCTGAGCTGCTCACCGAGTTCCAGGGCGAGGCGTTGCTCGGAGGTGGGCAGGCGGTCGGGTGTGTGCGGCCCGTTCGTTCGCTGGAGCCGGTCGTGGTTCCGGCCTGCGCCTAG
- a CDS encoding FadR/GntR family transcriptional regulator, whose amino-acid sequence MEAVLAHLRSAIERGEYAIGDKLPSEAELCRTLEISRPVLREALRALQTMGLTVSKTGKGTFVVANAVEDPTFGDYAASDLLEVRRHVEIPVAGYAALRRTPENLDHLAHLLDRMERETDTTAWVAMDTLFHLAVAEAAQNPVFRRVIEEIRDALARQSAFLNELGGRREQSNREHRAIVEALIDGSELDATDAMAHHLDRVETTLTDIVRPARTDSPTEGGPEA is encoded by the coding sequence ATGGAAGCGGTCCTGGCACACCTCCGTAGCGCCATCGAGCGCGGCGAGTACGCCATCGGCGACAAGCTCCCCTCCGAGGCGGAGCTCTGCCGCACCCTGGAGATCAGCCGTCCCGTCCTGCGCGAGGCCCTGCGGGCCCTGCAGACCATGGGTCTGACCGTCTCCAAGACCGGCAAGGGCACCTTCGTCGTCGCCAACGCCGTCGAGGACCCCACCTTCGGCGACTACGCGGCCAGCGATCTGCTGGAGGTGCGCCGGCACGTCGAGATCCCGGTGGCCGGGTACGCGGCGCTGCGCCGCACCCCGGAGAACCTCGACCATCTGGCTCACCTGCTCGACCGTATGGAACGGGAGACGGACACCACCGCGTGGGTCGCGATGGACACCCTCTTCCACCTGGCCGTGGCCGAGGCCGCCCAGAACCCGGTGTTCCGCCGGGTCATCGAGGAGATCCGCGATGCACTGGCGCGTCAGTCGGCCTTCCTCAACGAGCTGGGCGGCCGCCGCGAACAGTCCAACCGCGAGCACCGGGCCATCGTCGAGGCGCTGATCGACGGTTCCGAACTCGACGCGACCGACGCCATGGCCCACCACCTGGACCGCGTCGAGACGACCCTCACCGACATCGTGCGCCCCGCGCGCACGGACAGCCCCACGGAAGGCGGACCCGAGGCGTGA
- a CDS encoding undecaprenyl-diphosphate phosphatase, with product MSAISIGQAVVLGAVEGVTEFLPVSSTGHLKIAEGLMGIPVDDDAVVGFSAVIQVGAIAAVLVYFFRDIVRIVSAWLRGLRDKEERYHHDYRFAWWVIYATIPIIAVGLAAKPLIKGPLASLWVVAGSLIVGSGVMWAADQMGRHKRGEDDTSFKDAMLVGSSQILALLFPGFSRSGATMSTALMLDLDRVAATRLSFFLGIPALTGAGIYELKDALGTTGTGALPLAVGTAVSFVVAYASIAWLLKFVAKHSFNAFVVYRIVVGVLLFGLLGAGVINS from the coding sequence ATGAGCGCCATCAGCATCGGTCAGGCCGTCGTCCTCGGAGCCGTCGAGGGGGTGACCGAGTTTCTGCCCGTGTCCTCGACCGGCCATCTGAAGATCGCCGAGGGGCTCATGGGCATCCCCGTCGACGACGACGCGGTCGTCGGGTTCTCGGCCGTCATCCAGGTCGGCGCGATCGCCGCCGTGCTCGTGTACTTCTTCAGGGACATCGTGCGGATCGTCTCCGCCTGGCTGCGCGGGCTGCGGGACAAGGAGGAGCGGTACCACCACGACTACAGGTTCGCCTGGTGGGTGATCTACGCGACGATCCCGATCATCGCCGTGGGCCTGGCCGCCAAGCCGCTCATCAAGGGGCCGCTCGCCTCACTGTGGGTCGTCGCCGGGTCGTTGATCGTCGGCAGCGGGGTGATGTGGGCGGCGGACCAGATGGGCCGGCACAAACGAGGGGAGGACGACACCTCCTTCAAGGACGCCATGCTCGTCGGCAGCTCCCAGATCCTGGCCCTGCTCTTCCCGGGCTTCTCGCGCTCCGGCGCGACGATGTCCACGGCGCTGATGCTCGACCTCGACCGGGTCGCCGCCACCCGTCTGTCCTTCTTCCTCGGTATCCCCGCCCTCACCGGAGCCGGTATCTACGAGCTCAAGGACGCCCTCGGCACGACGGGCACGGGCGCGTTGCCGCTGGCCGTCGGCACCGCCGTCTCCTTCGTCGTCGCCTACGCCTCCATCGCCTGGCTGCTGAAGTTCGTCGCCAAGCACTCCTTCAACGCCTTCGTGGTCTACCGGATCGTCGTGGGGGTGCTGCTGTTCGGGCTGCTGGGTGCGGGGGTGATCAACAGTTGA
- the crcB gene encoding fluoride efflux transporter CrcB: MNWLLVIAGAMVGAPLRYLTDRAVQSGHDSVFPWGTFLVNVSGCLILGLLTGAAAQGAASSDLRLLLGTGLCGALTTYSTFSYETLRLTETGAGLYAVANIVGSVTAGLGAAFAGVSIAQAVWS; encoded by the coding sequence GTGAACTGGCTCCTGGTGATCGCGGGCGCCATGGTCGGCGCACCCCTGCGCTACCTCACCGACCGGGCGGTGCAGTCCGGGCACGACTCGGTGTTCCCCTGGGGCACCTTCCTCGTCAACGTCAGCGGCTGCCTGATCCTCGGCCTGCTCACCGGCGCGGCGGCCCAGGGCGCCGCGAGCTCCGACCTGCGGCTGCTGCTCGGCACCGGACTGTGCGGGGCCCTGACCACGTACTCGACGTTCTCGTACGAGACCCTGCGGCTGACCGAGACGGGCGCCGGGCTCTACGCCGTCGCCAACATCGTGGGGAGTGTGACCGCGGGACTCGGCGCGGCGTTCGCGGGGGTGTCGATCGCCCAGGCGGTGTGGTCCTAG
- a CDS encoding DUF190 domain-containing protein encodes MTRLTGRALRLTVFVGEHDTWHHKPLYAEIVHRAHAAGLAGASVFRGIEGFGASSLIHTSRLLSLSEDLPVAIVIVDTEERVRAFLPQLDELVTEGLVTLDDCEVIRYIGRDATPPEPPGPDAKGKNTEGKKSP; translated from the coding sequence ATGACCAGGCTGACCGGCCGGGCCCTGCGTCTGACCGTCTTCGTCGGCGAGCACGACACCTGGCACCACAAGCCCCTCTACGCGGAGATCGTGCACCGCGCCCACGCGGCCGGCCTCGCGGGGGCGAGCGTCTTCCGCGGCATCGAGGGCTTCGGCGCCTCCTCCCTGATCCACACCTCGCGGCTGCTGTCCCTGAGCGAGGACCTGCCGGTCGCGATCGTGATCGTCGACACCGAGGAGCGCGTACGGGCCTTCCTGCCGCAGCTCGACGAACTCGTCACCGAAGGGCTCGTCACCCTCGACGACTGCGAGGTCATCCGGTACATCGGCCGCGACGCCACTCCGCCCGAACCACCCGGACCGGACGCGAAGGGTAAGAACACGGAAGGTAAGAAGTCGCCGTGA
- the crcB gene encoding fluoride efflux transporter CrcB, whose product MTAPDTESLRAPVRTPRQPAWRAQAPIVAVVALGGAVGATARYAASLWWPAGPGGFPWPTFWTNVIGCAVIGVFMVVITEVWAAHRLVRPFFGTGVLGGFTTFSTYAVDIQQLLDSGHAPVGLAYLAATLTAALTAVWLAAAATRRVLKVRQP is encoded by the coding sequence ATGACAGCCCCGGACACCGAGAGCCTGCGCGCCCCCGTCCGCACTCCACGGCAGCCCGCGTGGCGGGCCCAGGCGCCGATCGTCGCGGTGGTCGCACTCGGCGGAGCGGTCGGCGCCACGGCCCGGTACGCGGCCTCCCTGTGGTGGCCCGCCGGGCCCGGCGGCTTCCCCTGGCCGACCTTCTGGACCAATGTCATCGGCTGTGCCGTGATCGGCGTGTTCATGGTGGTCATCACCGAGGTGTGGGCCGCCCACCGCCTCGTCCGCCCCTTCTTCGGCACCGGAGTGCTCGGCGGCTTCACCACCTTCTCCACCTACGCCGTGGACATCCAGCAGCTGCTGGACAGCGGACACGCGCCCGTGGGCCTGGCCTACCTCGCCGCCACCCTGACCGCCGCGCTCACAGCGGTCTGGCTCGCGGCGGCCGCCACCCGTCGCGTCCTGAAAGTGAGGCAGCCATGA